GATTCAATCGAAAGGCCACATTGGCCTGAAGTCCCAATGACCGTGCGACCTGTCCGATTCGCCTCAATTCTGAGGGACTCTCAACGTTGATCTGCTTGATTCTATTTTCAAGGGCCAATTGAATTTCGTATTTTTCTTTTCCGACTCCGGAAAAAACCATTCGACTCCCAGGAAAACCGCAGGACAGAGCCAACTTTATTTCGCCTCCAGAGACAACATCAGCGCCAGCCCCGTTTTGAGCCAATGCCCTCAACAAAACAGGGTGTGAGTTCGCTTTGATCGCATAACATACAAGCACATCCCCCTGAAAGGCTTCGACGAAACGCTGATAGCGCTGAAGGATAGAATCCAAATGATAAACGTACACCGGACGCTTTTGCTCTGGAAGCAATATCATTTAGCGAAAAAAACTTTTCCTGATAGAAAACCAAGCTCATTGTTACGATAAAAAAAGTCCATCCCTCTCCTTAGCGATTCTTCCCCTTCAAACACTTGCCTCGCGGTCCAAACCAAATTCGGTATGCAAGGCTCTTGCGGCCTCTCCCAACTTCCCCCGCTCAATCACAGCACTGATTTTAATATCGGAAGTCGTTACAAGATGAACAGGTACATTCACTTTATCAAGAATTCGAAAATACCTTGAGGCCACTCCCGGATGATTCGCCATACCGACTCCAACAGCCGAAAGCTTGGCCATTCCTCTCATCGGAACCACTTGAGTTTTAGGACCGACTACGGACGCCACCACTTCCAGCGCCATGTTCAAATCATCTTCGGGAACTGAAAAAGCAACTCTTTGCCCTCTTCATTTTGACTCTGAGTGATGATGTCGACCACGACTCCTCTTTCTGCGAGCTTTTCAAAAAGATCTGCCAAAAACTTAGCTCCAAACGGAACGGGAAAAAGCTTTAATACGACCACAGAGGCATCATGAGTTATTGAAGACACAACTGGAGTTTCCATTTTCTCTCCTTCTGGCACCACCCAGGTCCCCTCTCGAGTTTCAAAAGCAGACCTTGGGTGGATTTTCACATTATATTTGGCAGCTATTTCAACGCTTCGAAATGCAAAACTTTGGAACCCCAAAGTAGCCATTTCCATCATTTCTTCAAAAGCTCAACACGTCTATTTCGCGAGCCATCGGCACCAAACGCGGATCAGCAGTAAATATAGCCGGGACATCTGTATAGATTTCACAGACATCCAAACCAACAGCTGCCGCAAGAGCCAAGGCCGTCGTATCTCCCCCGCCTCTACCTAATGTAGTTATTTGATGTCCCTCTGTAACGCCCTGAAAACCGGCCACAATCGGAACAACTGAGGATTCCAAAAAACCGAGAAGCTTTTGCCCGTCGACATTCGTGATGCGGGCCTTCGAAAAAATAGCGTCCGTTTGTATACCAAGTTGGTGAGCCAGCAAAGGTGCGACTTTGGCGCCTCGCTTCTTCAATGCAATTGCCAGCAGCGCAATAGAAACCTGCTCCCCGGATGAAACGAGCATGTCATAGGCCGGACCCCGATAAGAAGGATCAATATCATTGGCCAATTTAACCAGCCTGTTGGTTTCTCCCGACATGGCACTCGCGACCACAATTGGCTTTTGTCCAGCCTTCATATCCGCTAACACACGGTCTGCAACGGCCTCAATTCTTTCAATTGAGCCAACTGAGGTGCCACCGAACTTCTTGACCATAATGGATGAGTGAGTTTTCATGGGCCCCTAACCTATCACGAGGAAACTAGAAGTGAAAAGTTTTATATTTGGTCAATCGGAATTGAATCTGCCAATTATCGGCTATCAAGTTGGCCAAGGAGGCCCCAATGTGTTGATTTTAGGGGGCGTGCACGGCGACGAAAGCGAAGGAACCGTCGCTGCCTCCGCCCTCCTCGGAAGGCTCGCCAAAGGCTCAGTGCCATGCCTGCGGCTCACCATTGTTCCTTTGTTTAATGTCGATGGTATTCTCAGTGGTCAACGGCAAAATGCCAATGGAGTCGATCTCAATCGCAATCTCCCCACTCAAGACTGGACAGCTTCTGTTGAAAATCCCCGCTATTTTCCCGGAAAGTCCGCAAATAGCGAACTCGAGAATCAAGCGCTCACTGGGTGGATCGAGAGGAACCAACCTGTTTTATTCTCAGCCTGCATTCCTGGAAGCCAATGCTCAACGTAAACGGAGATTGCAGAAATGTAGCCGAAGTCATTTCTCGACTGACGGGTTACGAGATTCAAGATAGCATTGGATACCCAACTCCAGGTTGCCTCGGCACTTATTGCGGCTTAGAACGCAACATGCCAACACTCACCTACGAGATAGAACGCGGACTCAGTCACAAAAGTGTGGTGCAAATCCACGTTCCCGCCATTCTGGAAGCACTCAAGGTTCTCGAAGTTTGATATTCAAAACTCCAGCGATTCCTCCAATCTTTATTTATTATATTTAGTATTTTAATCGATGCTGATCTCTGGTAGGTATGATGAGAATTTCTGAAAGGCATTTTTCAATGCGCTTCGACAACTAACAAGGAATGATCTCATGAACAGGGACAGGGACAGTCAAACAGAACGTGCAAAAAAACTCATTCAATTGGCCTTTGATGAATTGGGATCGATGAAAAAAAATGAGGACATCGAAATGGATGTCCTTGAGGCGATCCAATTTGCAATCGACGGCCTGGATTCGGGCGAGCAGAGAGTTTGCATAAAACAAGGTTCTGAGTGGGTGACTCAACAGTGGCTCAAGCAAGCCATTTTACTGTATTTTAAAATCAATAAAATGAAATTAATTGAAATTGGCGAATTCAGTTTTGTCGACAAGATACCATTAAAAAATGGAGGGGGACTGAAGGCGTCAGAGTTGTCCCTCATGCTCTCGTTCGAAAGGGATCCTTTGTCAGCCCCGGCGCCATACTCATGCCTTCTTACGTGAATATCGGAGCCTGGGTTGGTCCGGGAACGATGATAGATACTTGGGCGACGGTTGGCTCCTGCGCACAAATCGGGCCAATGTACACCTCTCTGGTGGAGTTGGTATAGGCGGAGTCTTAGAGCCGATCCAGGCCAGTCCCGTCATCATAGAGGACAACGTGTTTGTGGGCAGCCGCTGCATCATTGTCGAAGGAGCTGTCATTGAAGAGGGAGCCGTTCTGGGTGCGGGAGTTACCATCACGGCCTCTACTAAAATCATCGACGTGACCGAAAAAATCCAAAGATCACCAAAGGAAGAGTGCCGAAAAATTCTGTTGTCATTCAGGAACGACCATGAAGGATTTTCCAGCTGGCCAATTTGGAGTCCCTGCCGCATTGATAATAGGGCAACGTTCCGAATCGACAGACAAGAAGACCTCTCTAACAAAAGTGCTCAGAGAGTTTGAAGTCTCAGTTTAGATCTATTTATCTATTTGCTTCCACGCCTCAGCGCCAAGGCGGGCCATCGAACCGTATTGGCCCGAGCCGGAAAATAAGAACTGACAAAAGCCACGATCACCGAAATAAATATGACAAAGTAAACCAATTCTCGTGTGACGAGGACTGGAATAGATGAATCATAGTAGATATCAGGCAATAAATCGATGGGGTATCTGTCCAGCACCCAACACAAACCAAGACCCAAACCCAGTCCACCCAGCATTCCAGTCAAACTCAAAATCATACCAACACGTGTAAATATCCATCTCGTTCTCGTTTGACTCAATCCCATAGCCATCAAGATGCCCAGATCACGTCTTTTTTGAGTCAGCAAAAGAACTAATACTGTGATGATTGAAAAGCAGGTAATCAATGCGCTCAAAGCAAGAAATATAGTCATTGCCAATTTTTCCATTTTTAGAGCGAAAAAAAGAGCCTCATTGCGCTCAATCCAATTAGAAGTTCGAAATCCCCTCTTGTGAAGGTCGCCTTCATAAAGACATGATCGCCTGGATCTTTAAAACGCAGCTCAAGATTGATCTCTCTGCTCGCTGATTTCTTGAATTGCCCAAAGTCTCTCCCAGGTGATAAAACATAAATTTGCTGTCTATGTCGGCCACTCGCGAATTGAGAAGAGACTTTACGGTGACTGTTTCATAAACTTGAGCTTCGCCCTTCGGCTTCAATAAAGATTCAGGAGGTATCACCATGATCTGATCTCCTTCAAGAATTCGAAGAGAGCGGGCTAAATCAGATCCCAAAATGACTTCCTTCGGGCCCAGACGAGCAAGTTCTTTAACTCCCTCCTACACCCTCCTCTGAATCTTTGACTTCTATCTCTTCTCCATAGTGACCCTTGTGTCTTTGGCCCACTTTCTGAACGCTAACAAGGAGATTCTGTAAGTCACCAACCTCCATCCCCTTGGCTATAGCGCCGCCAAAGGTTCCCTCGATAGTTTTCAAAATCACATCTTGGCTTTCTACCAAATCCGTATCCACGCTCCGTATTTGCCCGAATTCACTTTGCAATTCAACCAGGGAGCTTCGAATCTCGGTTGAATCTCTAGTGTCGGAAACAATAGACCCAACAACCAAGTGAGGATCCACTGCGAGCAATCGATCTCGTATCGTTCCATTAAAACCATTCATAACACTCAAAACAACAATCAAAAACATCACACCCAAACCAATTCCAAAGACACAGATCCAAGAAATGGTCCTAATGAGCGCCCCGGCCCGCTTTGAAAATAAATATCGCAGGAAAAATTTTCCAGAACCTGAATTCACATCTGAGTCCGAATCTGAAGAAGGAGACCTCTGTCTTTCCTCCTCGAGAACTTCTTTCACACTTCCACGCAGAAAAAGGATTTCTGCATGGCCTTCAAAAGAACAACAGCTTCATTGAGGGCCTCAACCGCGCGCCGGCTTGTTTGCAGCAACTCAGGGGCGACCTCCCGAAGAGCAGGAGCTGGGCTTCAAACTCCTTAGCCAAAATAGTCATACTTGTCACAAATTGACCTAATTGCTTTCCAATATGGGGCGCTTCTCTCGTCAGATCGGGAAGAATTACTTTGAGCTCATCTGTTAAATTCGCCAAACTTCCCGCCATCAGTTCCATTCGCCCATCTCGATTGAGGGCCTGAGTCATCTTTGTCACACCAAGTGACATGGCATTCATATTAACGACAAGAGGCTCTATCCGATCCATCGTATTAACAAAAGCCTCTGATCTCCGTGGATCAGCGAAAGCCCGACTCAGAATTCGAAAACTCTCAACAAAGCCACTTATGCTTGCTAGAAATTCGTTCATTCTTTTTCCTGAAACCAGATCCATCAAGTCGACCGAAGGACGAGACTGGACATGCTCCCCTTCATGGATTTCTTTCGATTTATCTGATCCACGGACAGATCCAATACCTCTCTCCAATCAAAAATGGCCTAATCACCTGAATGCGACTGTCTTCTCTCACTCGCACTGAAAACTTCTCAAGAACCCTAAATTTCACCATTACTTGCTCGTTATTTAAAAGCTCGACTTCGCTCACTTCTCCGGCCCGCAGCCCTGAGACCTGAACCATCGTACCAGGTGTATGCCCTCGGCATTGTCCAAATTTGTTTCGTAGTAGATCTTTCTAGAGAACCACCCTTTTTCGCGGCAACACCAATTGTCACAGCGATAGACCCGACGATAGCCCCTACCAGAAAAAGACCGGCCATCCTTTCATACCGATTGAGTTTAACGATCACGTGGCCCTCTTTTTCTACAATAATGAATCCAGCTTGCACAGCTTCCGTCTGATGAATTCGCTGATCTTTGATTTCAATTGTGCGAGTTGCAATCTTTCTAACAAAAGACATGTCTTCCGATACAAAAAAAACAAAGTCAATTTGGCCGTTCATTCTTCCCTGATGAATGACTTCTGCCAACTTTGATACTCTTGATCCCGCTATTCCAGTGGTCGGATCATCCAGAAGCAAAACTCTCGGTTTCATCACTAAAGAGCGAGCCACTATTGTTGCTTTCTTGTTGCTTCGAAACGCGGCTGGGTCGCAAGTGTAACACT
Above is a genomic segment from Bdellovibrionales bacterium containing:
- a CDS encoding ACT domain-containing protein, whose amino-acid sequence is MALEVVASVVGPKTQVVPMRGMAKLSAVGVGMANHPGVASRYFRILDKVNVPVHLVTTSDIKISAVIERGKLGEAARALHTEFGLDREASV
- a CDS encoding FtsX-like permease family protein; protein product: MTIFLALSALITCFSIITVLVLLLTQKRRDLGILMAMGLSQTRTRWIFTRVGMILSLTGMLGGLGLGLGLCWVLDRYPIDLLPDIYYDSSIPVLVTRELVYFVIFISVIVAFVSSYFPARANTVRWPALALRRGSK
- a CDS encoding MCE family protein, which gives rise to MVQVSGLRAGEVSEVELLNNEQVMVKFRVLEKFSVRVREDSRIQVIRPFLIGERYWICPWIR